In a single window of the Micromonospora inositola genome:
- a CDS encoding YbaB/EbfC family nucleoid-associated protein has translation MAESVDRDVNRALRARFDEVYGQYQRLRSGLDELQVKLAELRVTERSDDGQVTATVGARGELISVEVEPSVFHDRDARALSRKITTTIHQASAAAVSATQELVAGYLPAGSPSVEFLRTNDFDALLGRAETALQRGE, from the coding sequence TTGGCCGAGAGCGTGGACCGGGACGTCAACCGCGCGCTGCGGGCGCGGTTCGACGAGGTGTATGGCCAGTACCAGCGCCTTCGGTCCGGATTGGACGAACTTCAGGTCAAGCTCGCCGAATTGCGGGTGACCGAGCGCTCCGACGACGGACAGGTGACCGCGACCGTCGGCGCACGGGGGGAGCTGATCAGCGTGGAGGTCGAGCCGTCGGTCTTTCACGATCGTGACGCCAGAGCGCTGAGTCGGAAGATCACCACGACGATCCACCAGGCCTCCGCCGCAGCCGTCAGTGCGACCCAGGAACTGGTCGCCGGCTATCTGCCGGCCGGCTCGCCGTCGGTGGAGTTCCTCCGCACCAACGACTTCGACGCCCTGCTGGGCCGCGCCGAAACCGCGCTCCAGCGTGGAGAGTGA
- a CDS encoding SUKH-3 domain-containing protein gives MIERQQAEQLAAVWAQRDSERLGFPCTPVVEEFDLGYLITSQVAAEARALPGDLPTTIVEKQTGDVSTWPRLPFPAVEQMYRQRLPPAPRAPRTVDPAGQLLREITRQPTPGAAAHLTLDGRIHRALGAKGEVELRHHPLVRAYLDELPPGHLVRGGERHAEMIVVSDVLHEYDHRRATDGLPPLTLEEAATLLGSARVEIFRIREPGDPAGGAAEIPCDSCINFLVRFNALPWSHLAYTREWRAEPQTDPDPGRFPSEVANALVTAGWRPHFGDEVLAQAAVRDVTAVTGTRHTHAVFPALLLTITAFPGLESPRRGPGEQVWISRFDIHPWEMGHTADTLADFGAVLGVRLFPLGAERGDSVIAVDEHGRIFALDQAGEWFLGPDIDAALTTLLLGRAPARVRDDGTW, from the coding sequence GTGATCGAGCGTCAGCAGGCCGAGCAGCTGGCCGCCGTGTGGGCCCAGCGGGACTCCGAACGGCTGGGATTCCCGTGTACGCCGGTGGTCGAGGAGTTCGACCTCGGCTACCTCATCACCTCGCAGGTCGCCGCCGAGGCGCGCGCGCTCCCCGGCGACCTGCCGACGACCATCGTCGAGAAGCAAACCGGGGATGTCTCCACCTGGCCGCGCCTGCCGTTCCCCGCCGTCGAGCAGATGTACCGGCAGCGTCTACCGCCCGCACCGCGCGCTCCCCGCACGGTGGACCCGGCCGGCCAGCTGCTCCGCGAAATCACCCGGCAACCGACGCCGGGCGCCGCCGCCCACCTCACCCTCGACGGTCGCATCCACCGGGCACTCGGCGCCAAGGGCGAGGTCGAGCTGCGGCACCATCCGTTGGTACGGGCGTATCTCGACGAGCTGCCACCCGGTCACCTGGTACGCGGTGGCGAGCGGCACGCCGAGATGATCGTCGTCTCCGACGTCCTGCACGAATACGACCACCGCCGTGCGACCGACGGCCTTCCTCCGCTGACACTGGAGGAGGCGGCGACCCTGCTGGGCAGCGCGCGGGTCGAGATCTTCCGGATCCGCGAGCCGGGCGACCCAGCCGGCGGGGCGGCCGAGATCCCCTGCGACTCGTGCATCAACTTCCTGGTGCGCTTCAACGCGCTGCCATGGTCCCACCTCGCTTACACGAGGGAGTGGCGTGCAGAACCCCAAACCGACCCCGACCCGGGGCGGTTCCCGTCAGAGGTCGCGAACGCGCTGGTGACTGCTGGCTGGCGCCCCCATTTCGGTGACGAGGTCCTGGCGCAGGCGGCGGTTCGCGATGTCACCGCGGTGACCGGCACGAGGCATACGCACGCCGTGTTTCCAGCCCTTCTGCTCACCATCACCGCCTTCCCCGGTTTGGAAAGCCCGCGCCGGGGCCCCGGTGAGCAGGTATGGATCTCTCGATTCGACATCCACCCATGGGAAATGGGCCACACCGCCGACACCCTCGCCGACTTCGGGGCCGTCCTCGGCGTCCGGCTCTTTCCGCTCGGCGCCGAACGCGGTGACAGCGTCATCGCCGTTGACGAGCACGGCCGGATCTTCGCGCTCGACCAGGCCGGTGAGTGGTTCCTCGGCCCGGACATCGACGCCGCCCTGACCACCCTGCTGCTCGGCCGGGCCCCCGCCCGGGTCCGCGACGACGGCACCTGGTGA